The Streptomyces armeniacus genomic interval GCCGCCAACCTCGAACCGCTGCTGCTCACGTACCGCGGCCACGACACGTTCGCCACGACCGAACCGACGGCGACCGATGTGCTCGAACGGACCATCACCCGCGAGCCGTTGCTGGCCACGACCACCGAGGACGACTTCGCGCACCGCCTGTGGGCGATCACGGACCCGGCCGAACTGGCCGCCGTGGCCGCCGATCTGGGCCGCCGCGACGCGCTGATCGCCGACGGGCACCACCGCTGGGCGACCTACCTCCAGCTGCGCGACGAGCACCCGGGCGAGCCCGGCTGGGCGCACGGGCTGGTGCTGCTGGTGGACTCGGCCCGGTACCCGCTCCAGGTCCGGGCGATCCACCGGGTGCTGCCCCGGCTCCCGTTGGGGGACGCGCTGGCGCGGCTGAACGGCGCGTTCCGCGCCCGTACGGTCGCCGGGCCGCTGCCGCGCGCGCTGGAGGCGCTCGACGCGCTCGACGCGGCGCAGGGGAACGCCTTCGTGCTGTCCTCCGGCCCGGACGAGTTCCACCTGCTGGACGGGGCGGATCCGGAGCTGCTCGCCCGTACGGTCCGCACGGACCGGCCGGAGGCGTGGCGGCAGTTGGACGCGACGGTGTTGCATTCGACACTCTTCGACGCGGTCTGGCGCATCCCGGACCAGCCGTCGGACATCAGCTATCTGCACTCGGCCGAGTCGGCGGTCGACCAGGCGCGGCAGCACGGTGGTACGGCGGTGCTGATGCGGCCCGTCACGGAGGAGACCGTACGGGGGCTGGCGGGGCAGGGTGTGACGATGCCGCGGAAGTCGACGTCGTTCGGGCCCAAGCCGGCCACGGGCCTGGTGCTGCGCACGCTGGACGACGGCACGGACCCGAGCACCGGCCCGGAGCACTGACCCGGGTACGGGCCTGCGTTCAGACCTGGGTACAGCCCCGGGTACGGACCCGCGTACGGCCTCAACTTCCTGACGCGGCACGGCGACTGCCTGGCCGGATTCCGCCCCTCCCCACCCCCTTCGACGTCCTCATCAGAGCTTAGGTTAGGCTGCCCTTATCCCCGGGAGGTACAGGTACTCCCGGCTGCCCGGATGCCTGCGCGATGCCGTCCCCACACGGCATCGGACCAGGCCGGGCACCAGACCAGGGCACCAGGAGGACACGTCCATGAGCTTCCTCGCGCATCCCGCCGAGGATCCACCCCCACACCCCGGAGCGGGCACCGGGCCCCGCAAGGGTCGCCCGTCGGCCACCGCCGCGAGCAGCCCGAGCACCACAAGCAGCCCGAGCGCCCCAAGCACCCCGAGCACCGTGACCCACCTCCTCACCAACACCTCGACCGACCGCTACGAGCGTCACGTCACCGACGGCGTCGGCCGCGTCGCCGCCCGACTCGCCCGCACCGAGCGCCCGTTCACCGGCGTCACCCCGGCGCAGCTCGCGCCCGCCGTCTCCGGGATCGACCTGGACGAGCCGCTGGGCGACACGGCCGCCGCGCTCGACGAGCTGGAACGCGTGTACCTCCGGGACGCGGTGTACTTCCACCACCCCCGCTATCTCGCCCACCTCAACTGCCCGGTCGTCATCCCGGCGGTCGTCGCCGAGGCCGTGCTGTCGGCGGTCAACTCGTCCCTGGACACCTGGGACCAGAGCGCGGGCGGCACCCTCATCGAACGCCGGCTCATCGACTGGACGGCCCGCCGCATCGGCCTGGGCCGGGCCGCCGACGGCGTGTTCACCAGCGGCGGCACGCAGTCCAACCTGCACGCGCTCCTCCTCGCCCGCGACGAGGCGTGCCGCATGGAGCAGAAGAACGCGGCGACGCCGCTGCGCAAGCCGGAGATCCTGCCGCGGCTGCGCATCCTCACCTCCGAGTGCAGCCACTTCAGCATCGCCAAGTCCGCCACCGTGCTGGGCCTGGGCGAGGACGCGGTCGTCTCCGTGCCGTGCGACGAGGACCGCCGGATGCGTACGGACGCGCTCGCCCGCGAGCTGACCCGCTGCCGTACGGCCGGGCTGGTCCCCATGGCCGTCGTGGCCAC includes:
- a CDS encoding pyridoxal phosphate-dependent decarboxylase family protein, translating into MSFLAHPAEDPPPHPGAGTGPRKGRPSATAASSPSTTSSPSAPSTPSTVTHLLTNTSTDRYERHVTDGVGRVAARLARTERPFTGVTPAQLAPAVSGIDLDEPLGDTAAALDELERVYLRDAVYFHHPRYLAHLNCPVVIPAVVAEAVLSAVNSSLDTWDQSAGGTLIERRLIDWTARRIGLGRAADGVFTSGGTQSNLHALLLARDEACRMEQKNAATPLRKPEILPRLRILTSECSHFSIAKSATVLGLGEDAVVSVPCDEDRRMRTDALARELTRCRTAGLVPMAVVATAGTTDFGSIDPLPGIADLCERHGIWLHVDAAYGCGLLVSRRRHLLDGIERADSVTVDYHKSFFQPVSSSAVLVRDRTAMRHATYHADYLNPARSAEDRIPNQVDKSLQTTRRFDALKLWMTLRVMGADAVGELFDAVVDRTAAAWELLDADPRFEVVTRPRLSTLVFRWLPPDGTPAVLGDRANLHAREALSASGEGVVAATVVDGRHYLKFTLLNPQTSLSDITAVLELLAEHAGQYVYGRHAG
- a CDS encoding DUF1015 family protein yields the protein MSDAGLDLRPFRGLRYAQDRVSSLAAVTSPPYDVVVRPDGVHHLETADPYNIVRLILPHTLDPAARHRQAADTLRDWRAEGVLARDGQPALYAYEQRRGDMLQRGLIGALRLDGPVLPHEGVVPEIVADRAALMREAAANLEPLLLTYRGHDTFATTEPTATDVLERTITREPLLATTTEDDFAHRLWAITDPAELAAVAADLGRRDALIADGHHRWATYLQLRDEHPGEPGWAHGLVLLVDSARYPLQVRAIHRVLPRLPLGDALARLNGAFRARTVAGPLPRALEALDALDAAQGNAFVLSSGPDEFHLLDGADPELLARTVRTDRPEAWRQLDATVLHSTLFDAVWRIPDQPSDISYLHSAESAVDQARQHGGTAVLMRPVTEETVRGLAGQGVTMPRKSTSFGPKPATGLVLRTLDDGTDPSTGPEH